The window GCGATCAACTTCCTGATCATCGTGCCGTGGATGATCCATGAGGGTGAGATTCTTCCCCGCACCGCCGAGATGCTGGCCGCGAATCCGAAGCTCAAGCCAATTGACCGCGTGTGGATCCTGAACAGCTGGGCGCTGTGGTGGGGTGTGTCGATCATGGTGGTGGCGTCGCTGGTGGCGATGTTCGCCAAGCCGAAGCTGCTGATCTCGGCGTTCACGGGCATTTTCAAGAAGCGCGCGGCGTCGGCGGATGTGCTGGGGCACATCGAGCTGCCCACCTGGGTCAGCTTCGTCGGCGTGCCGATCTTCGGCGCGATCGGCGTATGGATGGCTCACGACTGGTTCGGCGTGGACTGGTACCTGGGGGCGCTCGCGATCCCGCTGATCATCGTGCTGACGCTGATCGCGGTGAACTCCACCGCGCTGACGGGGATCACGCCCACGGGGTCGCTGTCGAAGATCCCGCAGTTCATTTTCGGGGTGATGCGTCCCAAGCACCCGGCGACGAACCTGATGACGGCCGTGATGTGCGTGGAGGTGGCGGGCAACGCGTCGAACCTGCTGATGGACATCAAGCCGGGTTACATGCTGGGGGCCAAGCCGCGCCAGCAGGCGATCGGCCACTGCATCGGGATCATCGCTGGCGCGCTCGCGGCGGTGCCGCTGTTCCACCTGCTGTTCCTGTCGGAGTTCAAGCCGGGCGACCCGGGCGAGGCGGGGAACCTGCGCGAGGTGATGGTGAGCGATCAGTTCGGCTTCCCCTCCGCGTTCCAGTGGTTCGGCATCTCCGAGCTGATTTCGAACGGGTTCGGGAGCCTGAAGCCGTCGATCCAGTGGTCGATGGGGATCGCCGCGGCGGCGGGGCTGGTGTTCGAGGTTGCGCGCATCCTGACCCGCAACAAGTTCCCGCTGTCGCCCCTGGCGATCGGGCTGGGCGTGGTGGTGCCGCCGGAATCGACCATCGCGATGTGCTTCGGCGCCCTGCTGTTCTGGGGCATGGGCAAGCTGTACGCGGGCAAGGGCGCGGTCGGCGCCGGGGCCGAGCACGGCGGGGTCGCGGGCGAGCTGGGCACACCGGTCAATGCGAAGCCGCTATCGATCGGGCACCGGATCTGGATCGGTGCACAGGAGCCCATCTGTGCGGGCCTCATCGCGGGCGCGGCGCTGGTGGGGATCGGGGACATCCTGGTGCGGGTGTTCGTGCTGAAGTGATCGGAAGTAAGTTCAGCGCGGAGGAGGTTGAACGCGAAGGTCGCGAAGCGGGGACGAAGACGCGAAGAGGAGTGGGTGATCAGGCTCAGGCAGGATCAGCGCTCTCCCACTTCCGCTCTTCTTCGCGCCTTCGTTCTTCCTTCGCGCTCTTCGCGTTCAAGAGACCCCTCACTGCGTTCGGGGCTCGTTGCGAACGCTTTGCGTGTTGTCCTGGTCTCTGGCGAGGAGGTCGGAGTAGCCGCAGGCGATGAGCTCGCCGAGGACGGGGGCGAACTTCTCGCGGAGGGTCTGCACCTGGCGGGTGCAGGCTTCGATGTCGTGGACGCGGGAGACGAGGGCCTCGAACTCGAGAAACGTGCCGAGGCCTTCGACGGTGTCGAGGTGGATGCGGGCGTTGGCGTGCATGTAGAGCTCGCGGGTCTTTTTGACGACGACCCAGACGGGCAGCGGCTCGCGCCCGAAGCGCTCGAGGGCCTGCTCCTCGCTGTAGATGACGAACTGGCTGAGCTTGGCGGTGGGCTTGTGCGGGCGCTCGTAGAAAATGTACTCGACGGGCTCGCCGGTGGTCTCTCGCTTCTTGAGCTTGCCGCTGGGGACGCGGTAGTAGGTGTCGGTCTGGTCGAAGGAGAGGATGAAGGTGGCGCCCACGGCCTTGGCGATGAGGCGGGCGAGGGGCAGGTCGCGCAGCTCGGCCTTGAGCTCGACGTTGTTCATTCGCCCGACTCCTTGAGGGCATTGAGCAGGCGCTGCTCGTCCCAGACTTCGATGTTCAGCTCGCGGGCCTTGTCGAGCTTGGAGCCGGCGTCGGAGCCAGCGATGACGAGGGAGGTCTTCTTGGAGACCGAGCCGCTGACCTTGGCGCCGAGCGATTCGAGCTTTTCGGCGAGCTGGGTGCGCTCGAAGTTCTCGAGGGCGCCGGTGAGGACGATGGTCTTGCCCGCGAAGGGGCCGGTGGCGGGTTTGGCGGCCTTCGCGGGGTCGATGTAGTCCTTGGAGGTGAGGTCGACGCCGGCGTTCGCGAGGTCTTCGAAGGTGCGGCGGGCGGCCTTGCTGTGCAGGTAGGCGTGCACGACGGGGGCGGTGTCCTTGCCCAGGCCGGTCTCGGGCCGCTGCGCGGGGTCCTCGGGGAAGCCGAGCTCGCGGGCCTCGTCCTTGCTGAGGGACTTGGGGCGGAGCTCGCGTTCGTCGGCGGCGAGGAGGGCGTGAATGTCCTTGAAGCGGCGGGCGAGCATTTTGGCGGTGACGTCGCCGACGTGGCGGATGCCCATGCCCGCGAGGACGCGGGAGAGGCCGCGGGACTTGGCGGATTGGATGCCGGCAAGGAGGTTGTCGACCTTCTTCTCGCCCATGCGGTCGATCTGGAGGAGTTCGTCACGGTGTTCGCTGAGGCGGAAGACGTCGGCGAAAGTGTTGAGCGGGATCTGTGATTCGGTGCGGATCTGCTCGATGGTTTTTTCGCCCAGGCCCTCGATGTCCATCTGCTTGCGGCCGGCGAACCAGACGAGGCGCTCGAAGACCTGGGCGGGGCACTCGGGGTTGACGCAGCGGCGGGCGGTCTCGAGGCTGGGAGTCTGCTCCGCTTCGGGTGGTTCGACCTCGACCGGGCCGGCGCACTCGGGGCACTTGTCCGGGGCGATGATGGGCTCGGCGTTGCGCGGGCGCTCCTTCAGCACCACCCCCACCACCTGCGGAATGATCTCGCCGGCCTTTTCGACGTAGACGGTGTCGCCGATGCGTATGTCGGTGCGGTCGCGCTCGGTCTCGGTGGCTGCGTCGCGGATGCGGCCGTAGTTGTGGAGCGTGGCGTGCTGGACCTTGGTGCCGGCGAGGACGACGGGCTCCATGACGGCGCGGGGCGTGATCTTGCCGGTCTTGCCGACCTGGTGCTCGACGCGGAGGAGCTTGGTCGTCTTTCGCTCGGCGGGGTACTTGTAGGCGATCACCCAGCGGGGGCTCTTGGCGGTGGTGCCGAGGCGCTGCTGAAGGTCGTAGCGGTCGAGGCGGACGACCATGCCGTCGGTGGCGAAGTCGAGGTTGTGGCGGAGATCGTCGAAGCGGTTGATGGCGACCACGGCCGCGTCGATGGTCTCGCAGGGGATGGTGCCGCTGACGGCGACGCCCATTTGTTTGATCTTGGTCAGGAAGTCCGTATGGGAGGCGGCGAAGTCTTCGTCACTGATCACGCCGCGGCCGTGGGCGAGGAAGGCGAGGCGGCGGGCGGCGATGAGCCTTGCGTCGAGGTTCTTCATGGTGCCGGCGGCGGCGTTGCGGGGGTTCATGTAGAGCTCGAGGCCCTCCTGCTCGCGCTCGGCGTTGATGCGGTTGAACTCCTTGAGGGGGAGGTAGACCTCGCCGCGGACTTCGAGGATGTCGGGGGCGTCGCCCTCGAGGCGGAGGGGGATGGTGCGGATGGTGCGGGCGCCGTGAGTGACGTCGTCGCCGCGGACGCCGTCGCCGCGGGTGAGGGCGCGGACGAGGCGGCCTTGCTCGTAGCGGAGGGAGAGGGCGAGGCCGTCGATCTTGGGGTCGCAGGCGAGCGTTGGGAGGTTCTTCGTTTCGGCAGAGTCGAAAAGGGACGAGCCGCCGCGGAGCGGCGGGGTACCCAGGTCGAGGGCGCGGAGGACGCGGTCGTACCACTCGCGAAGCGTGGCCTCCTCGTAGGTGTTGTCGATCGAGAGCATGGGGAGGGCATGGGCGAAGGTCTCGAAGCCCTCGATGGGCTCGCCACCGACGCGGTGGGTGGGGCTCTCGGGGTCGTCGAGCTCGGGGTGCTCCTGCTCGAGCTTTGAGAGCTCGGCGAGCTGGCGGTCGAACTCGGCGTCCGACATGATCGGGGCGCTGTCGACGTAGTACGCGCGGTTGGCGCGGACGAGAAGGTCGCGGAGGTCCTTGACGCGCGCGGCGACCTTGTCCATGTGCTGGGTCTGCTTGGTCACGGGAGCATGGTAACGGGTACGCGGTGCCGGCTAGGCCGCGCTGGTGCCCTGTTTGAGCAGCTTGCCTGCTTTGAAGAGCACGTCGGGGCTCAGGTCGGCGCCGGTGCTCCAGCAGATCGTGCCGATGTCGGGGTTCACGGTCGCCGAAGCGACGAACTCGGGACGGTGCAGATCCTTGAACACGCCCTCAGGGCGGGCCAGCAGCGCGATATCAACGCGGCGCTCGGAGCCGTCCGCGAAGGTCAGGTCCAGGCAGGTGCCGCCGGCGGGCCGCACGCTCACGACGTCTGGTGCCATGCTTTATTCTAGGAGCGCGATGGGGAGCAGGGGCTGCTGCGCACGGGCCAGGTCCCAATCCCGTCGCAGTTCATCGAGGTGCATGGTCGCCCATTCGACCACTAGCGCTCGCACCCGCGGCGGCACCGACCCTTCGATGATGCGGAGGTCGTCGATGGCGAACTTCGCCTTCGCGCCGGCGTAGCGCACGTGGAAGTGCGGCGGCGGGTGGTCGTTGTGGTAGATGGTGATCACGATCCCGTAGAACCGGCTGATTTCTGGCATGTGCCTCCGGGATGTTTCAGGTCGACTTGGGCCAGGGGAGCTTGTCTACGTTGGCCTCGAGTTCCTGGAGCATGGTTCCGAAGTGCACGCGCAAAACGCGCCAGAGCTTTGCGGGCATCAGCTGGTCGTACTCGTGTGAGAGGATGTTGCGCATCCCCACGACTTGATTCCATGGGATCGATGGGAAGACAGAGCGGGACTCGTCACTGACGCGTGCCGCGGCTTCACCCACAGCTTGAATGTACCAGGCCGCGGAGGTCTGAAAGAGCCTGCGCGACAGGAACTGCTCTTCGGTCACAGGCGCAAACTCGGCGATCGCCTCGTGTATGAGGGCGATCATGTGATCGACACGCACTCGGTCCTGTGGTCCGGGGATTCGCTTAGGCCGCATAGCCGATGACCGATGAGCTCATGATCCGCCGCAGGTTCTCGGGGCTGAACATCTCGCTGACCTTGAGATCGACCTCGCGGCTGAACAACTCGCTGAGTTCCTGCTGCATTCCGCCGAGTTCCAAGAGGTCGGGGTCTACTCCAGGCTCGAACTCGACCAGGAGGTCGAGGTCGCTCTCGGGGGTGAGTTCACCACGGACGGCGGAGCCGAATACTCGCACTGTGCGCACGCGGTGGCGGCGGCAGAACGCCGCGAGAGCAGCGCCGTCGACGGGGACCAGTCCGGGAAGGGCGGGTGCGACCATGCTCGGTCATTGTATCGTCAACCGAGACCCAGCCGGTGCAACCGGCGGACCTGAAGCTCTACCATTGTGCATGCCCGCCCGCACCATTGACGGCGTCCAGCTGAGTAATGCCTTCCGCGACCAGATCAAGGCGCGGGTGCAGAGCGTGCGCGCGGTGGGTGGGCATGTGCGGCTGGATGCGGTGCTGGTGGAGTCGGGGGATAACGGGGCGCGGGTGTACGCGGAGAACCAGGCGAAGACGTGCACCGCGATGGGCATCGAGTACAAGCTGCACCGCCTGCCGCAGGGGGCGCAGTACGACGACATCGCGGGGCGCATCCTGCTGCTGTCGACCGATGACTCGGTGTCGGCGATGATGCTGCACCTGCCGCTGCCGGATGGGGTGGACACGCACCGCATCCAGGGGCTGATCCACCACGAGAAGGACGTCGAGGGCGTGAACCCGGCGAACATCGGGAACATCGTGTACGGGCGGAGCTCGCTGGCGCCGTGCACGGCCCTGGGCGTCGTCAAGATGCTCGAGCATGTATATGGGGTGGACGGGAAGACGCCGTTCCTGAAGGGGAAGCTGGCGGTCGTGGTCGGGGCGGGGGATGTGGTGGGCAAGCCGATCGCGGTGCTGCTGATGCGGCAGGAGGCGACGGTGATCTCGTGCAACAAGCACACGCCGATGCTGCCGGACCTGACGCGGCAGGCGGACGTGCTAGTGGCGGCCGCGGGGGTGCCGGGTTTGATCAACGCGGAGATGGTGAAGCCGGGGGCGGTGGTGATCGACGTGGGGGTGAACCGCGTGCCCGGCGAGGGTGGGAAGACGAGGACGGTGGGTGATGTGCTGTTTGACGAGGTTTCGCAGGTCGCGGGGCACCTCAGCCCGGTGCCGGGGGGTGTGGGGCCGGTGACGGTGGCGATGCTGCTCCTGAACGTGGTGGAGGCGGCGGAGCGGCGGGTGGGGAGGCGTGCGGCTCCGGCGCCGGTGCTCTAGGAGGGGCAATCGCGACGGGTTATGAGCGTTGGCTCATCAGGTGCATACGATTCGGCCCACACGGCCATGATGGCCGGATTCCTGGAGTTCCCGATGAACACCCTCGCCTTCTTCCCACAGTTCAGCGGCTGGGAGCTGCTGATCATCGCGGGCATCGCCCTGCTGATTTTCGGCAAGCGCCTGCCCGAGGTTGGCCGCAGCCTGGGCAAGGGGATTGTCGAGTTCAAGAAGGGGCTGAAGGGGGTCGAGGAAGAGATCGACAACCCCAGGCGTGACGAGCGGCGGTACGACGAGCGTCGTTACGACGACCGGCGCGACCTGCCGCCGGCGGAGCGGCAGCCGCTGCCGCAGGGCGCGGCGTACGACGATCGGCGGGTGTCGCGGGAGCGGTACGAGCAGCCGGTGGCTGAGCGGCCGGCGACGGAGCCGCCGGCGGATGACCGGCGGTAAGGCGATGTTCCCGAGTTGATGATGATGACGCTCGCCGCGGGGGCGGGCGTTTTTCATTTGCGGCGCGGTATCGTGTGCGGATGCTGACATTCGCCCTCGTCGCCTGCCTGTCGCCCGCGCTCGCCTCGCAGACTGCTGTGGATGCACCCGCAGGCACACCGGTCCTTGAGGTGACGAGCGACAACACCGAGGTCACGCGCTCGTGCGTGGTGCGGATTGCGCCCGGGGCGATCATCGAGGACACGGACGGGAATGGCGTGCTGCACGTCAAGGCCGACGGCGTGACGGTGGAGTTCGAGAAGGGGGCGGTGCTGCGGGGCGCGAAGATCGACAACAACTGGAACGAGCTGAAGGGTGTGGGCATCCGCATCGACGGGCACAAGAACGTGTCGGTCAAGAACGCCGAGATCGCGGGGTTCAAGGTGGGGCTGCACGCGACGCGCGCGGATGGGCTCACGCTCGACCGGCTCAATGTTCACGACTGCTACCGCCAGAGGCTCAAGTCCACGCCGCAGAAGGAGCACAACGACGACTGGATGTTCCCGCACAACAACGACGGGCGGGAGTGGATGACGCAGCATGGCGGGGCGGTGGTTGTGGAGCGGAGCAGGGAGTGCACGCTCTCGAACATCACGGTGCGGGCGACGCAGAACGGGATCATCCTTGACCGCGTGACGGGGTCGAAGGTCTTCGACAACGACTGCTCGTTTCTGTCGGGGTGGGGGCTGGCGATGTGGCGGTCCAGCGAGAACACCGTTGCCCGCAACGCGTTTGACTTCTGCGTGCGCGGGCACAGCGAGGGGGTGTACAACCGCGGGCAGGACTCGGCGGGGATCCTGATGTTCGAGCAGTGCAGCAGCAACGTGATCGCGGAAAACTCGGTGACGCACGGCGGGGACGGGCTGTTCGGGTTCGCGGGCAGGGTGGCGCTGGGGGAGGCGGCGCACAACC of the Phycisphaerales bacterium genome contains:
- a CDS encoding bifunctional 5,10-methylenetetrahydrofolate dehydrogenase/5,10-methenyltetrahydrofolate cyclohydrolase; this translates as MPARTIDGVQLSNAFRDQIKARVQSVRAVGGHVRLDAVLVESGDNGARVYAENQAKTCTAMGIEYKLHRLPQGAQYDDIAGRILLLSTDDSVSAMMLHLPLPDGVDTHRIQGLIHHEKDVEGVNPANIGNIVYGRSSLAPCTALGVVKMLEHVYGVDGKTPFLKGKLAVVVGAGDVVGKPIAVLLMRQEATVISCNKHTPMLPDLTRQADVLVAAAGVPGLINAEMVKPGAVVIDVGVNRVPGEGGKTRTVGDVLFDEVSQVAGHLSPVPGGVGPVTVAMLLLNVVEAAERRVGRRAAPAPVL
- a CDS encoding nucleotidyltransferase domain-containing protein, which produces MVAPALPGLVPVDGAALAAFCRRHRVRTVRVFGSAVRGELTPESDLDLLVEFEPGVDPDLLELGGMQQELSELFSREVDLKVSEMFSPENLRRIMSSSVIGYAA
- a CDS encoding right-handed parallel beta-helix repeat-containing protein — protein: MLTFALVACLSPALASQTAVDAPAGTPVLEVTSDNTEVTRSCVVRIAPGAIIEDTDGNGVLHVKADGVTVEFEKGAVLRGAKIDNNWNELKGVGIRIDGHKNVSVKNAEIAGFKVGLHATRADGLTLDRLNVHDCYRQRLKSTPQKEHNDDWMFPHNNDGREWMTQHGGAVVVERSRECTLSNITVRATQNGIILDRVTGSKVFDNDCSFLSGWGLAMWRSSENTVARNAFDFCVRGHSEGVYNRGQDSAGILMFEQCSSNVIAENSVTHGGDGLFGFAGRVALGEAAHNPEDGAFDPTSAGCNDNTILGNDFSYAPAHGLEMTFSSGNLILGNRFVENAICGIWGGYSRNMIIARNTFEGNGGMAYGLERGAINIEHGSDNTIAENTFTNNRCAFHLWWDDDGALLEKPLVKANDKGVSNNIIANNTITINDDHPFTRDKDKDRPLVVLHLRDVPPKGQPAPATPHLKDNIYAGNTVTLTAKNAKEIDADAGSEPLTLTTMPDLHIPQIKLKLPGVRTPVGARHHLRGRANIVMTEWGPWEHVGKDPRVSP
- the tatA gene encoding twin-arginine translocase TatA/TatE family subunit — encoded protein: MNTLAFFPQFSGWELLIIAGIALLIFGKRLPEVGRSLGKGIVEFKKGLKGVEEEIDNPRRDERRYDERRYDDRRDLPPAERQPLPQGAAYDDRRVSRERYEQPVAERPATEPPADDRR
- a CDS encoding DUF2442 domain-containing protein yields the protein MAPDVVSVRPAGGTCLDLTFADGSERRVDIALLARPEGVFKDLHRPEFVASATVNPDIGTICWSTGADLSPDVLFKAGKLLKQGTSAA
- the ligA gene encoding NAD-dependent DNA ligase LigA produces the protein MTKQTQHMDKVAARVKDLRDLLVRANRAYYVDSAPIMSDAEFDRQLAELSKLEQEHPELDDPESPTHRVGGEPIEGFETFAHALPMLSIDNTYEEATLREWYDRVLRALDLGTPPLRGGSSLFDSAETKNLPTLACDPKIDGLALSLRYEQGRLVRALTRGDGVRGDDVTHGARTIRTIPLRLEGDAPDILEVRGEVYLPLKEFNRINAEREQEGLELYMNPRNAAAGTMKNLDARLIAARRLAFLAHGRGVISDEDFAASHTDFLTKIKQMGVAVSGTIPCETIDAAVVAINRFDDLRHNLDFATDGMVVRLDRYDLQQRLGTTAKSPRWVIAYKYPAERKTTKLLRVEHQVGKTGKITPRAVMEPVVLAGTKVQHATLHNYGRIRDAATETERDRTDIRIGDTVYVEKAGEIIPQVVGVVLKERPRNAEPIIAPDKCPECAGPVEVEPPEAEQTPSLETARRCVNPECPAQVFERLVWFAGRKQMDIEGLGEKTIEQIRTESQIPLNTFADVFRLSEHRDELLQIDRMGEKKVDNLLAGIQSAKSRGLSRVLAGMGIRHVGDVTAKMLARRFKDIHALLAADERELRPKSLSKDEARELGFPEDPAQRPETGLGKDTAPVVHAYLHSKAARRTFEDLANAGVDLTSKDYIDPAKAAKPATGPFAGKTIVLTGALENFERTQLAEKLESLGAKVSGSVSKKTSLVIAGSDAGSKLDKARELNIEVWDEQRLLNALKESGE
- a CDS encoding OPT/YSL family transporter; this encodes MALQHLTDEQVRTWSLEQKDRWWLANVYRGDMPQLTFRSALTGFILGGLLSATNLYVGAKTGWTLGVGLTSVILAFAMFKILSRMGARDFTILENNAMQSIATSAGYMTSPLVAGFAAYMWIENRIVDGWHIFWFMVVLSVLGVLVAFPLKRRFINDEQQPFPEGRACGVVLDTLYTSDARSGLFQAKVLAMAAGFAGLISFIAGEAYLKAIHGLILMLRTGQSWADTLAANKDKLNATWHLPHSLDGWYYSLAAKMGWPTPKLAGVELRQLGVSPALDLAMVGAGGLMGARPALNMLLGMAINFLIIVPWMIHEGEILPRTAEMLAANPKLKPIDRVWILNSWALWWGVSIMVVASLVAMFAKPKLLISAFTGIFKKRAASADVLGHIELPTWVSFVGVPIFGAIGVWMAHDWFGVDWYLGALAIPLIIVLTLIAVNSTALTGITPTGSLSKIPQFIFGVMRPKHPATNLMTAVMCVEVAGNASNLLMDIKPGYMLGAKPRQQAIGHCIGIIAGALAAVPLFHLLFLSEFKPGDPGEAGNLREVMVSDQFGFPSAFQWFGISELISNGFGSLKPSIQWSMGIAAAAGLVFEVARILTRNKFPLSPLAIGLGVVVPPESTIAMCFGALLFWGMGKLYAGKGAVGAGAEHGGVAGELGTPVNAKPLSIGHRIWIGAQEPICAGLIAGAALVGIGDILVRVFVLK
- a CDS encoding DUF4160 domain-containing protein, yielding MPEISRFYGIVITIYHNDHPPPHFHVRYAGAKAKFAIDDLRIIEGSVPPRVRALVVEWATMHLDELRRDWDLARAQQPLLPIALLE
- a CDS encoding class IV adenylate cyclase, which translates into the protein MNNVELKAELRDLPLARLIAKAVGATFILSFDQTDTYYRVPSGKLKKRETTGEPVEYIFYERPHKPTAKLSQFVIYSEEQALERFGREPLPVWVVVKKTRELYMHANARIHLDTVEGLGTFLEFEALVSRVHDIEACTRQVQTLREKFAPVLGELIACGYSDLLARDQDNTQSVRNEPRTQ
- a CDS encoding HepT-like ribonuclease domain-containing protein codes for the protein MIALIHEAIAEFAPVTEEQFLSRRLFQTSAAWYIQAVGEAAARVSDESRSVFPSIPWNQVVGMRNILSHEYDQLMPAKLWRVLRVHFGTMLQELEANVDKLPWPKST